In Lewinellaceae bacterium, the genomic stretch ACACTGCTTGGGAGTATATGCTCCAGTGTCAGTGGTGTTTTTGAATTATGTTTCAAGCTTGATCTTTCAAATGATCTTTTGCAGAGTGGGCATACATATATATCATCTTTTTTAAATTTGATGTTTGGGAAGAATGATAATATATCCTTAAGGTTGTTTGAATATTTATTGAATAGTTCTTCTTTATTCATGATTTTGATTCTTTACTATATGCCCGCTAACGTTTTGGGCGCATGCGCCGTCCCGCCCCTCTATTGCTTCTTCCAAGTTACAATGTTTGTTAATGGTATCATGTTCTTCCTTGCGCGTATCTATTTCAGGCGGGATGGTCGTTATCGCGCCATGTTATGTCTCGCCAAGAATCTTTTAACAAGTTCAATTCAATTGGTAGTCTTGGATTAGTACGGATGGTGTTAATTTAAGCTTTTCGGTCAGATTTCGAATCATTTTCACGGTTAGTTTCCTCTTCTTATTTAATACTTCCGAAACGATTCCTTTTGAACCTATTACCCCCACTAAATCTTTCTGTTTTAGTTCCATTTCTTCCAATCTTATCTTAATCGCTGTGATGGGATCTGGAGCTTCAATTTTATAGTTCTCTTCTTCATAATTTTCAATGAGTAAGGCCAGTAGCTCAGCTTCTTGTCCTTCTTCTGTGTTGGGTTTGGCATCGAAGATCTCATTCAATCTTTCCAATGCTTTTTCGTATTCTATATCTGTTTTAATCAATTTCATTTTCAGATGTTGTTTGCATCAATAGTATCATAGTCTTTGTGAGTGCCAATAAATCGAATGAATAGCCATTGTTTTTCGTAGTTGATTTTAGCTATCAGTCGGTAATCGTTTCCTTTGATGTTGAACACTACCCTTGAGTTCTTGAGGATGCTTACAGTTGCATAGAACTGTTTTATATCATCGGGCTTGTTCCAGGTAGCTCCTTTCACCGTTTCATACCATGTCTCCAGATAGTCCTTTGAATCTGGGTACTTTCCCCAAAACTCTCTAATCGTTTTCTTGGCTACGATACGTTTCACGCTTCAAAGATACAAAGTTTT encodes the following:
- a CDS encoding transcriptional regulator: MKMKLIKTDIEYEKALERLNEIFDAKPNTEEGQEAELLALLIENYEEENYKIEAPDPITAIKIRLEEMELKQKDLVGVIGSKGIVSEVLNKKRKLTVKMIRNLTEKLKLTPSVLIQDYQLN
- a CDS encoding type II toxin-antitoxin system HigB family toxin; translated protein: MKRIVAKKTIREFWGKYPDSKDYLETWYETVKGATWNKPDDIKQFYATVSILKNSRVVFNIKGNDYRLIAKINYEKQWLFIRFIGTHKDYDTIDANNI